ATTCAAGCAGTTTTGAAGACGCTATCTGAAATTTCATTGCTCTCTCCTGAACCATTCACATTCTGATTAGTAATTCCTTTTACACTATATAACATAAATAACAACAATAAGTACGTTAACAAACATGAAGTACCCTAGTAACCTGTTTGTGTGCATTCGGTTCAAGCCCACAACAGGTGTTGACAGGATGAGCGGTTACTAACACTGTACCCGCTTTGCAAACATATACCATATTGGATTGACAATATCAACATAATTCAACAGACTTTCACACACGCCCTAAATATAGAGAGAATTGATCAACTGGTCTATACGTAGCTTCAGATTCACGTCTTTTTTCATCATATTGAGAATCGTCTTGTGAGCATGAATAACCGTCGAGTGATCTCTTCCGCCGAAAGCGACACCGATTGCTTTCAGTGAGTTGCTGGTAAGCGTCCTACAAAGATACATCGCAATATGCCGTGCCAACGCAACATCGGCCGTCTTTTTCTTAGCTAGCATCAGCTCAGGGCTCAAGTTGCAGGATTCCGCGACACGTTTCTGGATCTGCTCGATAGTCACCTGTTGTTTGGAATGCGGAATTGTATCCTTTAATACAAGCTGAGCCAAGTCCACGTTTATTTCTCTGCCCCGAAGAGATGCATAGGCCAACAAGCGCGTCAGGCAGCCCTCGAGATCCCTTATATTCGTCGAGACCGAGTCGGCGATAAATGTGAGAACCTCGACGGGCACACTGCATCCCTCCGACTCGGATTTCTTCTGAAGAATAGCAATGCGCGTTTCGAGTGATGGCGGCTGAATGTCGGTTACGAGTCCCCAGGAAAATCGCGAGAGGAGACGCTCCTCGAGTCCCTTGATATCCCGGGGTGGTCTGTCAGAAGTAAGCACGACCTGTTTGCTGTTTTGGTGAAGCGTATTGAATGTATGGAAGAATTGCTCCTGGGTCGATTCTTTGCCGGTGAAGAACTGAATGTCGTCGATTATCAAGACATCCGCGGACCGATAGTGATTGGAGAAATCTGCAACTGACTTACTGGTGATAGAGGTAATGAACTCGTTGGTGAACTTCTCCGATGTCACGTAGATAATCCTCGCGTGAC
This sequence is a window from Candidatus Zixiibacteriota bacterium. Protein-coding genes within it:
- the dnaA gene encoding chromosomal replication initiator protein DnaA; the protein is MELNQNQIWDECLSFMSRRVNKQSFFTWLKPTTALSGDDAKFHIGVPNKFVADWLDEHYGDLIGDALRSVTNKECAFELVISSQLSQRQTDIFDMAAATPVPIVTVTAPQTSKRAVASTALSHRYDFDTFVVGDSNEFAYAASLAVAESPGRTKYNPLFIYGGVGLGKTHLAQAIGNHILLNGDGHARIIYVTSEKFTNEFITSITSKSVADFSNHYRSADVLIIDDIQFFTGKESTQEQFFHTFNTLHQNSKQVVLTSDRPPRDIKGLEERLLSRFSWGLVTDIQPPSLETRIAILQKKSESEGCSVPVEVLTFIADSVSTNIRDLEGCLTRLLAYASLRGREINVDLAQLVLKDTIPHSKQQVTIEQIQKRVAESCNLSPELMLAKKKTADVALARHIAMYLCRTLTSNSLKAIGVAFGGRDHSTVIHAHKTILNMMKKDVNLKLRIDQLINSLYI